A window of the Natronomonas salina genome harbors these coding sequences:
- a CDS encoding phenylacetic acid degradation protein PaaB: MRWEVFRQEKPKDYHSHVGDVHAPNAELATQYAQIMHARRKPANSLWVVPKEEIETVDADEHDVAMGGLTQKEYRWATNYSTGEMAEEIEESEAEQKEAEDNRKKAAGEN, from the coding sequence ATGCGCTGGGAAGTATTCCGCCAAGAGAAGCCGAAGGACTACCACAGCCACGTCGGCGACGTCCACGCGCCGAACGCCGAACTGGCGACACAGTACGCCCAGATCATGCACGCGCGCCGGAAGCCCGCGAACTCGCTGTGGGTCGTTCCCAAGGAGGAGATCGAGACCGTCGACGCCGACGAGCACGACGTGGCGATGGGCGGGCTCACACAGAAGGAGTACCGCTGGGCGACGAACTACTCGACCGGCGAGATGGCCGAGGAGATCGAGGAGAGCGAGGCCGAACAGAAGGAGGCCGAAGACAACCGCAAGAAAGCCGCGGGTGAGAACTGA
- the paaE gene encoding 1,2-phenylacetyl-CoA epoxidase subunit PaaE: MRRQPDPSTDTEADTPAACPYCDGTNTDRDHPKGPSLCRSIHYCNDCDEPFEAMG, encoded by the coding sequence ATGAGACGGCAGCCCGACCCCTCCACGGACACCGAAGCGGACACCCCGGCGGCGTGTCCGTACTGCGACGGGACGAACACCGATCGAGACCATCCGAAGGGGCCGTCCCTCTGCCGCTCTATCCACTACTGCAACGACTGCGACGAGCCGTTCGAGGCGATGGGATAG
- the paaD gene encoding 1,2-phenylacetyl-CoA epoxidase subunit PaaD → MSEAPDDADEFGPEYCGYTEYDHGVDPEELPATGENATGIEPRVWEELYEVEDPEMPVSVVDLGLIYGVSVEDGQAKVTMTLTYTGCPARSMLQDDVVEAAERAAGVDSAEVELVWSPEWNLNLVTEAGKESLRDFGVSI, encoded by the coding sequence ATGTCTGAAGCCCCCGACGACGCCGACGAGTTCGGCCCGGAGTACTGCGGGTACACCGAGTACGACCACGGCGTCGACCCGGAGGAGCTCCCCGCGACCGGGGAGAACGCGACGGGCATCGAGCCGCGCGTCTGGGAGGAACTGTACGAGGTCGAGGACCCCGAGATGCCCGTCTCCGTCGTCGACCTCGGGCTCATCTACGGCGTCTCGGTAGAGGATGGACAGGCGAAGGTGACGATGACCCTCACCTACACGGGCTGTCCGGCCCGCTCGATGTTGCAGGACGACGTCGTCGAGGCTGCCGAGCGCGCCGCGGGAGTAGACTCGGCCGAGGTGGAACTCGTCTGGTCGCCGGAGTGGAACCTCAACCTCGTGACGGAGGCGGGCAAGGAGTCGCTCCGCGACTTCGGGGTGAGCATATGA
- the paaC gene encoding 1,2-phenylacetyl-CoA epoxidase subunit PaaC, producing the protein MNPDDLSNRERAAVEAELQCLADDEFVMAERYIDWQVRGPTLEADLAVANIAQDEYGHARLWYDLLEDFGYEEPDLIWERDPSDFRHTTMAELAFETGDWADCVLRGYLYDHFERLRLEALEDTSYPRIADRVGKVLGEEHYHRDHTSNWLERLTEGKDASSEAIQRLQSALDRLYPHAQTMFAPTEHEDDIVDLGVRTAPLSELREDWLAITTPFLEGLGMTVPDPELPDVRGRDGSHTDDWQGLYDEFTYTYEMLGREPAKLMADPDEADV; encoded by the coding sequence ATGAACCCCGACGACCTATCCAACCGCGAACGCGCAGCCGTCGAGGCCGAACTCCAGTGTCTCGCCGACGACGAGTTCGTGATGGCCGAACGCTACATCGACTGGCAGGTGCGGGGCCCCACGCTGGAGGCGGACCTCGCCGTAGCCAACATCGCGCAGGACGAGTACGGCCACGCGCGGCTCTGGTACGACCTGCTCGAGGACTTCGGCTACGAGGAACCCGATCTCATCTGGGAGCGTGATCCGTCCGACTTCCGGCACACGACGATGGCCGAACTCGCCTTCGAGACGGGAGACTGGGCCGACTGCGTGCTCCGTGGCTACCTGTACGACCACTTCGAGCGCCTGCGACTCGAGGCCCTCGAGGACACCAGCTACCCGCGCATCGCGGACCGTGTCGGGAAGGTCCTCGGCGAGGAGCACTACCACCGCGACCACACGAGTAACTGGCTGGAGCGGCTGACCGAGGGGAAGGACGCCTCCAGCGAGGCCATCCAGCGCCTCCAGTCGGCGCTCGACCGCCTCTACCCGCACGCCCAGACGATGTTCGCGCCGACCGAACACGAGGACGACATCGTCGACCTCGGCGTCCGCACGGCGCCGCTGTCGGAACTCCGCGAGGACTGGCTCGCTATCACGACGCCGTTCCTCGAGGGGCTCGGCATGACGGTGCCGGACCCGGAGCTCCCGGACGTGCGTGGTCGCGACGGGTCCCACACCGACGACTGGCAGGGGCTCTACGACGAGTTCACGTACACCTACGAGATGCTCGGCCGCGAGCCGGCGAAACTGATGGCGGACCCCGACGAGGCCGATGTCTGA